From the Catharus ustulatus isolate bCatUst1 chromosome 15, bCatUst1.pri.v2, whole genome shotgun sequence genome, the window gctgctgccctggctgccttCCTCATCGCTCTCTGAGTCTGAAGATTGGTGAAGTAGTTGACAGCTGCAAACTCAATAAGTGCAGAGAAGACAAAGGCAAAGCACACAGCTATGAACCAATCCATGGCGGTGGCATATGACACCTTGGGAAGAGAATGGCGAGCACTGATGCTTAAAGTGGTCATTGTGAGAACTGTAGTGATTCCttaaaaacaagagaaagaaatggggGGCATTAGAACTTTGCTTCAGCCCTGCTACTCTTAAATtcatatatatgaaaaaaaccaaacccttttGGATTTTAGCATTCATCCTACATTCCAGCTAACTAAGAAGACTCCTAAGTATTTTGTTTCCTTAAATGACTGACATATACTGGATTCAGCATCTAAAAGGTCTGGAAAAACTTCCTTAATGCACTGAGCACACTGAAAGGTAAGATAACATTTTAGGCGGCACAGATTCTTAGAATTGTGGTAAATATGGCTATAACAAAATCTAGGCTCAAAATATGAAGGAGATTTTCCTTGGGGGTTAGTACGTGGAATGTTTGGCAGAACATATCGTCATTTCCCAACAGTGATCCTCTCTTTCTCCTGTTGTTGTACAAGACAGACCATGGCTTACAGAACCCTCACTAAATCAGCCAAATTCTACATTAAAACCAGTCAGACCCTGATCCAAACATTTCAAGTAATAACACTTTGGTCCCCTGAGCTGTTAACTTTAATCACTTGATACATTTTTCAAGATTCACTAAGAGTATCTTGATTTGAAAGTGCCCATAGTTACAGAGagggaaagacagaaaagctACTTCTCTAGAGCTGCTTATCAATTTTCACAGAGTAAATATGATAATGTAGATCACAGGCCCCATGGTGTTCTTCACatgaattaatgaatttattctttctgtgttGCAGTGTACAGCATTAATAATGTAGGAAATATACTTGCTTCCTACTGCTGCCTGATACAAGCAAAAAAGGCAAGAACAAACTCAATCATTTACATACAAGCCTCTGTGACTCATATTTACTTATAATTATGCCTGCTAGAATGTAAAAGCTGTGGGTATTTAAAGACAGTAGGATGGAGAATATCCTCCTCTCCTATTTTCTGCAGTTGGGCAAGGGTAGGTGGTGAAAAAAGATGTTACAATATTATATTGTAATGATCATGTTGAGTTGATGAAGCACTATGCTGTGAGTGATGCTCAGAGGAAAGGATGCAGTGTCATAGCATATTGCAGCATCCAGACAGGGTGACATTACTTTCAGATTTTCTCTGCAATTTTTTCATATGATGTGGCTTGCCAGCTGTCTAAGGTTAACTATGTCCCAATGTCATTATTTaacacttttaaataaaacacaaataggAGATGTTATAGAAATATGTAGGACCCCTACTTCTCGCAAATCTGCCAGACTAAATACAACTATGCTGAGATCTATTTCAATTTCAAAGGTCCAGAACgaactttttaaattatgtgtGATTAGATTAGAATCTGTCCATGTGCTAGTTAGTAATATAATTGATATATTCTGTGTCTGAATAAAATCTTACTGCAATGGGAATTCAACTTAGGAATATGTCTCCTATTCTATTACAGATATAGATAAGAATTCTTGCAACGTGGAGTGAATATTGATGAAATGCTCTGCACTATGGAAAGCTACTTCATCAAGCTGAATACCAAATAACAGTTGGTAAACTGTGCAACTGTTGATTGTTTACCCTTGTCTTTACAATTTGAACACCTTGGAAAGTTTTGAAGAATATGCTACATAATGCAAACACTGAAATCTGATAACTGGCATCTATTTTGCAGGTAAACAAAgtcctttaattattttgtgctgACACACTGGTTTAGGCATGTTATTCTTCTACTATTAATTTCTCTTCTCTCAAATTTAGTTTTGGGACTTGCaagtaaaagtgaaaatttgTAATTCAAGTGTTTATAGTATGATTAAACCTACtcaatttaaaaactttttcactGAAAAGGACTGGAAGTCTTTTTTGTCATAAGGaatcttccctcttttccttagATTAAGGTATTCAGAATCCATGGGATATTGGACAAGTCAGGACTACAAATGCAGACTGTGCCCTGAGAGAAATACAAATGGAATAAGGATTGAAATATCACAATACAGAAAGGGgtttattttactcttttcataaaatgttttctcaagTCCATGTTACTCTTCAATAAGAGGACAATACCTAAGAGCTGTTATTCCAGTGTTTGGGGTATTTATGTAATTATTACCCAACTGGCTACAGACTACTTGCACATGCCTTCAAGCATGCACAGTTACCCTCCATGCCCACTATGTTGCAAGTGTGTTTTACTCAAAATGTAGAGGATGTAACTCTGCAGTTACAACATGAAGTTTCATTTGGCAACATGAAGCCAAATCAGGTAGCACCCTATCTGGAGTACAAACCTCAGATATATATGAACCAGGAGACTCAAAGCTTTGAAAGTATTAATTCAAACACcggaaaggaaaaaaaaaaagaaaaaggagtctGCCATGCAGTATGGGTACATCTTTCTCATTGTAACTTCAGGCTGTGCTAGGGACATTACTCATCTCACTGATCTTTATCCATCTAAAGCCCTTGTTAGTTGTTTAGATACCTTTATAGTCAAGGAGAAGAGAGCACTTCAAAATGAGTGTTAGATGAGGTACCTTATGTCAGATAATAACTCcattctgtgtggttttttttttcttttaaagctttaACTCATATTGGTTTCACAAGACAATAaatccataggaaaaaaaaatcctctttaaaaaaatgaagatgttgAAATTGTCCCTTCCTGCAtacaaaaatgtattaaaaatcaCCACAAGCAAGTCTGGCTAAGCAAACATTCTGAGTCAAGAATTTTGACCTTCACAGGCAAATTTACTAtcatttgatttcattttaGTATTGTCTTTTGCTGACTGAAACCTACTAGCTGCCTTTCTTAACCCCCCTGAATTACAGTATCTGATAGATACAATGGATTCAGTACAGCGAATTAAATGAATGACAAAACGAAAAACACAGATACCAGCCACGGTTCTTGCTGGAACAGATTCTTTGTTGATCCAAAACACAACTTGAGACAAGACTACAGTCATGATGCATGGAATGTATGTCTGAATGAGATAGTAGCCTATTTTCCTTTGCAGATGGAAATAGAGCAGCTGGAGTGAATATTCGCCTAAAACAAACAAGTAATGAAAGGCATGAGTGAATGAATGAACGAAcgaatgaatgaatgaataaatgaatgaatgaattaatGGTAGATGTGAGGCTGAGCTGTTCAAAGACCTTAATACAGCATACCAAAAACTGTCCTGGCTGGAACAGACTCCTTGTTAATCCAGAAAGACACCTGAGAAAGAATGACTGTCATAATGCAAGGAGTGTATATCTGTATCATGAAGTAGCCCATCTTCCTTTGCAAGTGGAAATAAACTGTCATGATTACATATTCACCTGGTAAGAGACAAGTATGTCAGCATTATTTTGGCATCAGATGAGTAGTGAACATTATTGGCTTAAAACCAACATAATATGTTCTGGGGAAATCACAGACCTCCTAGTGCATAATAAAGATAAGCTGCTTAAAAAAAGGTAAACTGACCTTATGGAAACAGAGCAGAATGATATTCATTTTATATACTGTTTTTACTGGGGTAGAGATGCAGTGCAAATTCTTACGAATCTCatgaaaaattctttatttgaTAGGACTGTATTGAAAAACTGTCTTTTAAGACACAATGGTTAGAGTCTGTCcaagttttactttttaaaatggcaaaagataattaatttcattctatatgaaaaaaaacaaccctgtaATATATTATTAAGATGTTTCACAACACTGGTAGTTTCCACATAGCTCCATCTTACCTGTGTTAGATTTAATTGTTTCACTAGATACAGTTTGTCCTATGAGGTCATACTGGAGAAGACTGGAAGACTCCTGTGGTACTTCTACTGAATGCAATGGTCCTTTTTTCCAAgtataaattatttcactttttggATAAGCATCTGAGTAACAAAGGGGAAAATTACCATTACTAATTACATCTTTTATAAGCAAGTGAAAAAGTAAGTAGAATAATCCCTTTTGTAGCTCAAATGCCCACAGAAACATGCATCCTACTCCAGTAAGTTCCTAACCTAttaatgaaagaatgaaaaaaaagaagcaacaaTAAGAGAATGGCTGAGGTGGGACTTGAGTGGAACCAGCTTTCACATCTTAATTTGCTGTAAAACATACACATTTATTACCACAGCTCAAccaagtattttcaaaatttattacCACAGACTaggtattttcaaaattataagtAATACAGTAAATGTAGCAGAGGTTTTGAAGGACCAACTTTGACTACcagaaatataataataataaacaataaaaatgctTCAATAGTCACCCTTCTGTGAATAAATCCATGTCCACATGAATGGTCTGAGTCTCAGAGAACCAAGTAAAATTCTAGAATAAAAATACAACTTAAAATTTCAGCTATGACACTAAGTAACATCTTAGGATCTTCTGACCTGCTGACCAAACGTGTTACTTTAACAAACTGAAAGATACAGAAAAACTTACAGCTTCCAAATTTCAGTGGACAAGCATGTCCATCCATTGGGAAGTTCACCAGCCGCATAGGACAATCAGCATTAATCGTTAGTCTAGAACACATAGTGTagacaatgaaaaattatgGTATATAGGAAAATGCTGATAGAATCAAAAACACAGGTCAACCAAAAGCAAAAGAACAAGCTCTCACCTCATTGTGTAAAGAATAGTTCCATTCTGCATAATTCTGAAAAGTTTGTTAGGAGTTGTCATATTGTGagcaattgatttttttccatttctaaaaaATGTGTCTGGTGTCCAAATTTTACTGACCATTAAATTGTTCAGTCTCAAAATTTCAGTTGGCCCACTAAACTTCAACCTCTCATCAGTCCACGTCTGACGAAAGAAGACATCCATTGTGTATTCCTACGGAAAAGAAACAGGGGTTGACTTCTGTGTAGGGGTCAGCAATCCCAagtggctgtggggacagtAACTCCGTAAGACAACCTAACACATGTCAGTGGCATTTCATTTACTGCTTACACACTTGATCCTATTAAGTAGTTACTGAAATTAGTAACTTAGATTAAGTAGTTACTAAAAATGTCATCCATGAAAACATATcctattttcttattatttgaAGAATAGCTACAAATGAATCAGTGAACAACCCTCATTGTACTCTCATAGATAATAATTTCATTCAAAGTGATGGAGTTctaagaaaatacaaatgtcTACCTTTCAAAGTGCAAGACCAAACTATCAATGTTTAATTGCCAGAAACAAAAAGATAATCTCAGTGACTCTTCTGCAGTTTCCTTTGGATATTCACAAAGGACTGATCTGAGTCACATCACAGGATTACAGTGTCAAGTTAACATTAATTGATGAGACTCTTTTTCAAGAATTCTTGGTAATGTTTTCACTAGTCTTCAGAAAAGAGCTCTCTACGGAAGTTGCTAAACCTGGCCAGCAGCAAATTTTGTAAGAATACAAGGTTATGCCTTCTCTTAGACTGACTGATGAACAGTAGTGGAAAAACTGTGGTGGTCCTTGGAGCCCACAGTTATCTGCCTGCAAACTGGACTGCAGGCTCAGGTGAGCTGGTGTTAGAGGAGTGCACAAGGGCAAAAATAGCAGCCCAAGTCAGCCTCTAGAAAGAGAACAGCAATGACATCCTTACTTCCATGACTTAACACGTTCTTGGGCGCTACTGCTGTACTTGCCGTAGTTCACCCAAGTCTGCAGCTGCCTGAGTCTGGGGGCACACAGCATGACAAGGTACAGCTGTGTCAGCACTGGCACCATTCCCCCGCAGCTGCTCATTTGGTTGCCTCCTACCAGGCAGCGTTctgcaaagctgtgctgggacatGGGTGCTCACCATCTTCTTCATAAGGTTGAAGAGGCCTCTTTTACCTGTGGCCCGTGCCCTCACCTGAGGCTGTGTGCGCCTAGCCCTGGCTAGCGCGACCGGGAAATAGCTGTATGCAGCTCTGGCcaaactgctctgctgggcCCTAGAGATTGTCTAAGAGATTAAGCCTCGTAATCTGCTTTAATGACGGTCAACTCAGATGCCACCGTAATGAATCCCGGGAAAACAGAAGGGGAGGCGAGTGGGCCCCTTACCATCTCCACGTCGGACACCGGCCCGAAGCTGGTCACGTAGATGTCCGTCTTGACTTCTGTCACGGCGCCTGCGGGACAcggacaggggctgggagaggagcggggctgggccTGAGGGGCCCCCGGTTCGAGGGCAACGGAGACGGCCCGCAAgagccgggggctgcggggcacAGGCAACTTTGTCGCCACTTTTGGGGTTCCACCGCCTCCCTCCTGCCACGGGTCCGGAACGAGCTGCTTTTGCCCGGGGCAGCCGGAGCGCTGCCCCTCGCCCTTCCCCACCCGCCGGCTCCCGGAAGGGACGGGGCTTCCCCGCTACCTCCAAATCCCGGTCGGAGTCTGTTGTCGTAGCCGTCCAACAACTTGTCGAGGATCCGAGTGATGTTTTCCGAGTAGAGGTCCGTCCCGTCGTTCTGGTCCCCCAGCACCGTCCCCACGCTGCGGGAAGAGGCGAGTCCCCGTCAGTCCCGCGGCCGCAATCGCGCCTGCCAAGGCCCCGGGGTGCGCAGAAGGGAAGAGCTGCTCGCCCACTCCTCCGCGCTGCGGGGAGCCCTGGGGGTCGGCGCGGTGGCGGGGTCTCACTCACCTCACAGCGACACATGCCCAGGCGAGCAGCAGAGCCATGCCGCAGGTGTGTGCGGGGACACCGAGGTGCCCTCAGACCCGTCAGCTGGAGCCAGTGTCGGTGCTCATCCTTCCCCTGGGCCCCGGGGCTCGGCCGGGTGAGGCTGGCAGAGCCCGGCTGGCTCAGCCCCGGCTGGctcagccccggccccgcggtCCTGGGCTGGCCTCTGCCCGGGGTGGGGACGTGCGGGGTGTCCGCGGCCGCGCGTGTCCCTTGGATTCGCCACCGCCGTTCAACCTCATCTGACTGTTCCAGGGGGGGAATTAGGGTTTGAAGGGACGGTGCGCGGTCGGAGAGCAGTGACAATAATCGAATAAGGTATTAGGGGagattaaaaggaagaaatccaCTGCTAGTTTTGGCATGGAATTAGCAGGGACCCGTTAGGAAATCTGGAAAAGCGCTGGCATCTTGCTGATAGAGATTATGTTAGAAATGGCCTCAGCTTTTATTATGTTTATGGTTCACGGGGAGATTATTATGCAGTTTCTACATCATTAGAACTTTGGAGGCGGGGAGAGGGGACCCTATAGTTTACAATTTACCGGGGGTTTAACCTTTCTCAAAAGTTTTCCTGTTGATCAATTCTTCAGAATTGTACAGAGATTTCCAATATCTAAGCGTTGATATCTAGACATTGAACACTAAAAGTTGGTTCTGGTTCAGATTTCTAGggttttatgtttgtttttcttggttggtttttttgtttgtttatttggtttggttttggttttttgatggggttttttgcttgtttgttttggggggttttttgtttgttggtttttggtttttttttttttaatactaagCTGTTTTGGAGGGTTACAGACACAGATTTCACTCAGACTTTAAACCAAGGCATTACCAGGACTTTTGTTAGAACTGGAGCTCCTTACTTCTAAACCACTGGGATTGTATATCATTACTAATTTTGTCCTGATAAGTACTGATCGGATCATTACTGTCCCTTCCTTCAGTAAGTGTGTTAATGTAGTCAgccctaaagaaaaaaaaagtttacgCTGCTCCAGCTTTTTCTGTGGCCTTATTCACAAAAAACAAGTGAATTATGTAACACGTCATTTAGCTACACTGCGAACAAAGGAATTGGgtccattttctttccatgttaACACGGAGGGACAAATAAATacaccaaaataaattaattcttttagAATATTTTGTTGTATAAACCTCTTTTTCATTACCAGCTTCtaagaaatatatattaattacaatgaaatggaaaaaatgtattCGCATGAAACTACAAAAGTGATGTATTATTCAGGAGTAAAACTAAATGAAGACCGACACTGTGGTTTTGTGTTTAAGAGAGACTGTGATGCTACAAAACCAAGAGAATTCAATGATGTAATTGAAAATACAAGATACGCACTATCACTGattccctttcccttttgtCATGGGCAGTAATGTGACACAGGTGGGCTCTGCAtactgccagagctccaggtcTGCCTTTGAACAGTTGGAAACATGAGTTCCTGAGAATCCCTGGAAATCCTCTCTGAATACACCAAAgatgtgaattctgtgaattcatCAAGGGCTGATATAGCTCaggatttttgttgttattcAGAACCATGCATCTGCATTAATTTATTCATAGATAATACTACTGCATCTATGAAAAATCAAAGCTTTGCATGAAATACTAAGTGGCatagggaaaagaagaaaagggaattcaACAAATCAGAATCTTCTGGGGTTATGTTCTTCTCTCTGGTCTTGATTAAAATCTACCACTTGAAGCTTTACCCCATTTTTCATATATGTTTAATCTTAGACACGTTTGAGTTACTTGTGTGCATCACTCTTCTCAGAATATTAAAACTGTGCTTTGCATGTAAACATTTTGTAAATATGCTTCcattaatattaaatatgtaaatacaCTTAAAAGTTTAgggctctttttttcttttattttatttttctggaccCATTGGATCACTTTATTTACTTCTAGGGGTTCTATGTTCCATGTTTTACCTTGCATCTCCTCCTGGTATAATGTCCTGTCCTTTTttcaataaaggaaaaaatgtcttgGCAAAATATTAATAGGAGTATTCAAGTTTCCTTCAAAAAATGTGCAAGAAGAGCTAACTATAAAATTAAGCATATGCTATGTCCCATCAGCATCCCCAGCTGAATAGAACACATCCAATTTGTCTTcttttaaaaggtttatttttgcAACTTCTTTTAATAAGCATCTCCTGAGTATTAAAATGCCAGTGCTGCATGGGGCCACCAACCACTCCTTActtcttttatttcactttggTTTTATGTGAATTAGGTAAGTCACATTTTCTGTTAATGGCATAATTgtcagttttcttttgtttaatgGCACCCTGCTCCAAATTAGACTCCTCTTgtgtaaaaatataaacaatctGTCTCATTCACTAGGAGTGGATTGGGATGTGAGTCAGAGAcatagaatttttctttttaccccATTacctggaatttgggggagtttAATACATTTGCTTTTTGGACCAGTTTGGGATACATCCTAGCCTAGGATGTTCTGTGGACTCCCCTAGTTTTCTATTATCTCACCTCGGAGTCTAGCCCAGCAATTCTTGCATGGCAGCAAGGGTCTCTGATGGCAAAGCAAGAAACTTGGGCAGTGGACTGCAGTCTTTGAATAAGTTATATAATTTTAGTATGGGATTTCCCTGCAAGAAAATGACATGGCAATATCCTTCATAAGAAATTTGCAATTAGAGTCAAAGActctaactaaaaaaaaaaatatctttgagCCACTCAAAATATTCCAGCCTACCTTCTAAAATGCTAAAAGCAGCCTTTGCATGGTAAAGGCAGTAGAAGGAGCTTTGCTACCCTCTGAGCTGGATGGTTTCAGGAGCTGAAAGAGGCTGTGGACAGATTGTTGAATCTAATTTATCTTGAATTTTCagttaatgttttctttttgtgaattTAAAACTTTCAAGAGTGAAACATATATTCTCCTTCTCAGCAGTTTTGAAATTCTCTGCAACAAGGAGTTATTTACtcttgtatttgttttctgtttatgaAATGTTCATACTATTAGTTGTACAAATTTCTCTGTCAGAAAAGATCAGAACAGCAAATTCTATTGAGATTGGTTATCAAACcagtttgaaaataaacatatttgAGAAAATCAGttagaaattagaattttataAGTGAACAGAACGCGCTTTAAGAAGGAAGAGTGATCTTGGAGACAGGAAGAGATGTTTCTTGGCAAAAAGCTCTCATGAGAATAATGAAAATGTTATAAAAGAGTTGTCAGCAACATATGCTTTGGGcttttaattaaacaaacaatTTGGAAATCTGTTGAGAAAATGGCATGAGCTGAACAACAGGCTTGGAAAAAGTGAATGGCAAATTGAGAAGTGTGGTGGCAAGATTACACTTTCCAGCTGCTAATTTTATCACCTTGTAGGGTGTCATTAGCACTGAAAcgaaaaatgaaatttctgatTCATTTGGGAATACTATTGCTGAAAATTAGATCTTTTGCAACAGCTGAAGAACCTCTTGagaaatgtgggtttttttcttcttgaaattgaagcattttggaatgaaaatttCTGTGGCAACTAGGAAGTAAAAATACGACAGGTTTGGCACAAAGGCTTACAAGATTGCAATTGAATCTCTCATATTTGCAGTTAAACTGATACCTGCTATGTGTTCAGCCCCTGATAGAGAAATGCATCCcccatttctttttgttcagCTTCTACATACTACATaagaagaaatgcaatttcATGCTATGGATGTGATTATAAATTAACTCAAGGGTCATAGggaaactttattttaaaattgtccTTACTTTGTGGGAAAAGCTTGCATTTCAAGGTTTTGTTGGCTTTCCTTTTTACAAGATTTCCCagtgaattaattatttttacaggGAATGTGCAGCAGAGATACGAAGGAAGTATTTTTAACATTGTACAATGTGTAAATGGTGTGCCTGCCACATTGGTATTCCTTCATGCTCACCTTGCTGTTAAAGTGTTTACTCTGTTTGCCCTTTCAAATGTTTCCTCTGGCTTCCAAAACCTTGAGGGAGAATATGTGCACATATTGTTACCTATGCTGCTCACCCCACCCTGCCACAGATAATTCCAAGTGTGGATGAGTCATCTACTCACAAATTGCCTTATTGGTGCCTTGTAAcaccaggagctggcacaggagagAGCAGCTCAGAAGTGAGGTAACACACTGAGGTAAAGATGCTACTGTCCTACTTATTCTTGTCCTGTGTACCAAAGCTCGACcacagtgaaaaattttctCATTGATACATACGAATTTATGCACCTGCAAAGACATATACAGACATACGTTCTTATTTTTCATACCAAGTGCTTAAACATTTGAGCCTGTATCCATCCATTTGAACCTGAGTTTGCTTTTGTGTCCAGGGAAGTCAAAGGTCCAAACAGAcagaaaccaaaacatttcaaatctCAGGCTGATTCTTAAACATTATTCAACATGCAGTCTAGCATAAACACTTCAGTAATGGAAAGAAGCTTGCTCTTGGCAGATCCACTgggcagaaaatgaaacaaattcttCGTTAAGCATTTTTGAAGGTTGTGGGACAGACTGCTGTTGTTATTACTTGTTCCATCTACCGTGCAGATATATAAATGGCATTTCGAAGTACAGATGGAACTGGCTGACATTGTATGTACAAATCTATACAAGTATTGTGTGGTTAGTagttttttttaggatttctgtCATCATAGGAATTTAATATTTCTGGGAAATATGAGGTATCCATGAATCATTCTGTGAAAGCTGAGGGCTCTCTCTAGATGCCTGTTGAGGCATCCACAAACAACCTAAACCAAACTGAAGGCCTTAGGCTCCTTACTTGCTGTACAGAGGtaaaacaccacaaaacaaatctgaaataaaCTGTGTAACCCTGTTTTGCCCTAGCACTTCAAATGATGCCTaatgttttttgccttttttttcttttatatattctgttttctttacacATGTATTTGGAGGTCTGTAGCCTGTTATTGCATTCATAGCTAGTTTTCCCAGTActtttccctgccctggtgggcagaaagacaaaacacattccAAGACCCCTATGCGATCTTGGTTCTCCTTAGAAACTAAGATTGAAAAACTGCTCTTTCAGACACATTTTCATCAACAAAATTCAGTCACATCTGTGGGGGGAGGATTTAGAAGGGGCTTGAACTGGGGAGAATTGCATCACCACTGTGATCCTAATTGGTGATTTTTGTCAATTATGCAAGTTCACTAaactgtcctagtttggaggacaagtgtctgctaagaaaaaCAGGAACCTCTgtttgaaattgagaatgtaaaccccctctctccaaattattataattatgaaattaaggggctctcaggcaaagatatgggaaataggaataacagttctttactaggaaaattaaaatacaaatacggtactacaaagaacaaacccaaaacactgacagagtcagaatacaacctgacattctgtcagtcagggtgttggtaacagtcccattaaatggtgtcTGCATCCtcctgtagtgacagatgtggttcagttgaagcagtgcccctgtagaaggtgcagtttctctcCGAAGGTctagtgatgatgtggaaaggtctggttttcctctggagtacAGTGGAAAAAGAGCTcccttggtgttccaaatctcagattttatctaggtaggaaaggcttggctcctccccctggctggagcatctcccaatgggatgatgtaattttatcattcACGCAGTTGGACTCCCTGGCCTATTGGCAGATGATActttcctggaggaaggatggttgtggaaaagataaagatgactgccccacctggttttaacacatggcccattagcagataatatctcccatggagataaggatcactgccccacctggtttcagcagatggtgatagaatacgtacttttggtcacatcttgtattgcaacctaagacatAAACTTATAAAACAGTATTCGCCCTGAGGAGGGGTGAGCTTTTATGGGCATTTTCCATATCTGCTCCTGGAAGCCTTCAATAAAGATCAACCTTTATATTACGTGCTATGCTAATATTATGTCAAAAGTATGTGTTTCACTTAAAGGCTCTTTAAGGCATCAGAAAGACCTTTTCTTTTGTCAGCATTTTTGCCATATGCCGTTCCAGTCACCTCTCAATATTAATAGACAATTGGGCAGCAACTGTTTCCTGTTCTGAACTCAGAGGGAAGGAATCAGGAAGTGACAGCAATACTATCTAACATTCTGTGTCATCATGTGCCTCTATGTCTCTCACCTGTTTTTTAAGCACCATCACCAACAGCAGAGATGATGGTAGAGTGATCTTTCTGTCAGTGAAGTTTTTGAAGTCTTGTTGGCTCTCCAGATCATCTCATTTATGTAGTCAGATTCCCGATTTTCTTATGATGTTTCAGAAGTGTGTTTCAAAGACAGAGCTGTTCTAAAAGTGAATGTTCTTTTGTATCTCagtgcagaaagcaaaaatctgATTCACTAGATTATGTTAATTGTACTTGGTAGTAACCATCCATTGTTATTTAAATTGAAGTAATCTTTACAGAGCCATTCACAACTTaagaattaattaatattaaggAATAATTGCCAGGAATAATATTCTTTATC encodes:
- the GABRA6 gene encoding gamma-aminobutyric acid receptor subunit alpha-6 isoform X2, encoding MEYTMDVFFRQTWTDERLKFSGPTEILRLNNLMVSKIWTPDTFFRNGKKSIAHNMTTPNKLFRIMQNGTILYTMRLTINADCPMRLVNFPMDGHACPLKFGSYAYPKSEIIYTWKKGPLHSVEVPQESSSLLQYDLIGQTVSSETIKSNTGEYVIMTVYFHLQRKMGYFMIQIYTPCIMTVILSQVSFWINKESVPARTVFGITTVLTMTTLSISARHSLPKVSYATAMDWFIAVCFAFVFSALIEFAAVNYFTNLQTQRAMRKAARAAALAAALSAATVPAEDEIVSHSDSNSNLKKRVNSITSQAEQSPEPSIISNTAAQCQPLSVPPPAPPQPPVIGGASKIDQYSRILFPVAFAGFNLVYWVVYLSKDTMEFFEPSAMHFRNDPQSN
- the GABRA6 gene encoding gamma-aminobutyric acid receptor subunit alpha-6 isoform X1: MALLLAWACVAVSVGTVLGDQNDGTDLYSENITRILDKLLDGYDNRLRPGFGGAVTEVKTDIYVTSFGPVSDVEMEYTMDVFFRQTWTDERLKFSGPTEILRLNNLMVSKIWTPDTFFRNGKKSIAHNMTTPNKLFRIMQNGTILYTMRLTINADCPMRLVNFPMDGHACPLKFGSYAYPKSEIIYTWKKGPLHSVEVPQESSSLLQYDLIGQTVSSETIKSNTGEYVIMTVYFHLQRKMGYFMIQIYTPCIMTVILSQVSFWINKESVPARTVFGITTVLTMTTLSISARHSLPKVSYATAMDWFIAVCFAFVFSALIEFAAVNYFTNLQTQRAMRKAARAAALAAALSAATVPAEDEIVSHSDSNSNLKKRVNSITSQAEQSPEPSIISNTAAQCQPLSVPPPAPPQPPVIGGASKIDQYSRILFPVAFAGFNLVYWVVYLSKDTMEFFEPSAMHFRNDPQSN